One Acidimicrobiia bacterium genomic region harbors:
- a CDS encoding phosphotransferase, which translates to MRHAGFEGASSPVGIDEDGRERLVFIDGEVPVAPYPDWSQSDTALASIARLLRGLHDGARGFDPQGLTWDDSLADPAGGTLVCHNDVCPENVVFRDGIAVALLDFEFAAPGRPVYDLAQLARLCVPIDDDFDQARLGWRPADRPARLRLVGDTYGLDRDGRAELLTAMNDAMGRIEAAARRRVDAGDPNFTEMWNRTGGSERYDRRRRWWTDHHDQFAAALL; encoded by the coding sequence GTGAGGCACGCCGGATTCGAGGGTGCCTCGTCACCAGTCGGCATCGACGAGGACGGACGCGAGCGCCTCGTGTTCATCGACGGCGAGGTTCCGGTGGCGCCCTATCCGGACTGGAGCCAGTCCGACACCGCGCTGGCGTCCATCGCCAGGCTGCTGCGTGGGCTGCACGACGGCGCCCGCGGGTTCGACCCTCAGGGTCTCACCTGGGACGACAGTCTGGCTGACCCTGCGGGCGGGACGCTCGTGTGCCACAACGACGTGTGCCCCGAGAACGTCGTCTTCCGTGACGGCATCGCCGTCGCGCTGCTGGACTTCGAGTTCGCTGCCCCTGGCCGCCCCGTCTACGACCTGGCCCAGCTCGCCCGCCTCTGCGTACCGATCGACGACGACTTCGACCAGGCCCGGCTCGGCTGGCGACCCGCCGACCGGCCGGCACGGCTACGACTCGTCGGCGACACTTACGGACTGGACCGGGACGGCCGGGCGGAGCTGCTCACCGCCATGAACGATGCCATGGGCCGCATCGAGGCAGCCGCCCGGCGCCGCGTCGACGCCGGTGACCCGAACTTCACCGAGATGTGGAACCGGACCGGTGGCAGCGAGCGCTACGACCGCCGGCGCCGCTGGTGGACCGACCACCACGACCAGTTCGCGGCCGCCCTCCTCTGA